One window of the Allosaccharopolyspora coralli genome contains the following:
- a CDS encoding metallophosphoesterase: MTRTRTLRLLALSAAVSLGLVVSPAHAAESPEQADPFSIVVLPDTQYSSESYPAAFDAQGRWIKDNKDSRNITYALHAGDVVDDSDQDGQWTTASNAMGWLDGNVPYIIGVGNHDMDAMPNGDDPENVRDATAFNKNFPVSKFESLPSFGGSYPEGQNDNSYHTFSAGGTDWLVLSLKYVPTDKELDWGNQVIADHPNHQVMVLTHSYQKGEQKTEDGKRIWSELVSKHANVSFVFSGHHVAAGMIEEKGDNGNTVYQIQADYQDKNKLDPNSFFRVMDFDPAAETVSVETYSPYLDANKDDAANEFVIKDFDFLPAN; encoded by the coding sequence ATGACACGCACCCGCACACTTCGATTACTCGCCCTGTCCGCCGCCGTCTCGCTCGGCCTGGTCGTGTCCCCTGCCCACGCTGCCGAATCGCCGGAACAGGCGGACCCGTTCAGCATCGTCGTCCTTCCGGACACCCAGTACTCGTCGGAGAGCTACCCCGCGGCGTTCGATGCCCAAGGCCGGTGGATCAAGGACAACAAGGACAGCCGCAACATCACCTACGCCCTGCACGCGGGAGACGTCGTCGACGACTCCGACCAGGACGGTCAATGGACGACGGCCTCCAACGCGATGGGCTGGCTGGACGGCAACGTTCCCTACATCATCGGCGTCGGCAACCACGACATGGACGCCATGCCCAACGGTGACGATCCGGAAAACGTCCGCGACGCCACGGCATTCAACAAGAACTTCCCCGTGAGCAAGTTCGAGAGCCTGCCCTCCTTCGGCGGCTCTTACCCGGAAGGACAGAACGACAACAGCTACCACACCTTCTCGGCGGGCGGCACCGACTGGCTCGTGCTGTCACTGAAGTACGTGCCCACCGACAAGGAACTCGACTGGGGCAACCAGGTCATCGCCGACCACCCCAACCACCAGGTCATGGTCCTCACGCACTCGTACCAGAAGGGCGAACAGAAGACCGAGGATGGCAAGCGAATCTGGTCGGAACTGGTCAGCAAGCACGCGAACGTCTCGTTCGTCTTCTCCGGCCACCACGTCGCGGCCGGCATGATCGAGGAGAAGGGCGACAACGGCAACACCGTCTATCAGATCCAGGCCGACTACCAGGACAAGAACAAGCTCGACCCGAACAGCTTCTTCCGTGTCATGGACTTCGACCCCGCGGCCGAGACGGTGTCGGTGGAGACCTACTCCCCCTACCTCGACGCGAACAAGGACGACGCCGCCAACGAGTTCGTCATCAAGGACTTCGATTTCCTGCCCGCCAACTGA
- a CDS encoding SDR family oxidoreductase, translating into MSGICEDRVVIVTGAGRGLGRAHARAFAAHGAKVVVNDVGVELDGSGGATTPGDEVAREIVDAGGSAVVHRADVADWNQARELVDFAVETYGRLDVLVNNAGVVRDRMFVNLSEQEWDDVVRVHLKGHAATMRHAAAYWRGCSRAGEPVDARVVNTASGAGLLGSIGQSNYAAAKAGIAALTINTAAELGRYGVTVNAIAPSARTRMTEEVFRDRMAAPGAQTFDAMAPENVSPLVVWLGSAESREVTGRMFEVEGGAVALATGWRHGPERTAERRWEAAELGAAIKDLVAEAPAPEPVYGAV; encoded by the coding sequence GTGTCCGGCATCTGTGAGGACCGGGTCGTCATCGTCACCGGAGCGGGTCGCGGACTCGGCCGCGCGCACGCGCGTGCTTTCGCGGCGCACGGCGCGAAGGTCGTGGTCAACGACGTCGGCGTCGAGTTGGATGGGTCGGGTGGTGCCACCACGCCCGGCGACGAGGTGGCGCGCGAGATCGTCGACGCCGGTGGCTCGGCGGTCGTGCACCGCGCCGACGTGGCCGACTGGAACCAGGCACGCGAGCTCGTCGACTTCGCGGTCGAGACCTATGGGCGGCTCGACGTGCTGGTGAACAACGCGGGCGTGGTCCGGGACCGGATGTTCGTCAATCTCTCCGAACAGGAGTGGGACGACGTGGTCCGGGTGCACCTCAAGGGGCACGCGGCGACGATGCGCCACGCCGCCGCGTACTGGCGCGGTTGCTCGCGGGCCGGCGAGCCTGTCGACGCGCGGGTGGTGAACACGGCCTCCGGAGCGGGCCTGCTGGGCAGCATCGGCCAGAGCAACTACGCCGCGGCCAAGGCCGGGATCGCCGCTCTGACGATCAACACGGCGGCCGAGCTGGGCCGCTACGGGGTGACGGTCAACGCCATCGCACCGTCCGCGCGGACGCGTATGACGGAGGAGGTGTTCCGGGACAGGATGGCTGCCCCGGGCGCGCAGACCTTCGACGCGATGGCGCCCGAGAACGTCTCGCCGCTGGTGGTCTGGCTCGGCAGCGCGGAGTCGCGGGAGGTCACCGGCCGGATGTTCGAGGTCGAGGGGGGTGCGGTCGCGTTGGCCACGGGCTGGCGGCATGGTCCGGAGCGGACGGCGGAGCGTCGCTGGGAGGCCGCCGAGCTCGGCGCCGCGATCAAGGACCTCGTGGCCGAGGCGCCGGCGCCGGAGCCGGTGTACGGAGCCGTGTGA
- a CDS encoding 2-oxoacid:acceptor oxidoreductase subunit alpha — MNGSGEEAVQVSRVVIRFAGDSGDGMQLTGDRFTSEAAAFGNDLATLPNFPAEIRAPAGTLPGVSSFQLHFADYDILTPGDRPDVLVAMNPAALKANIGDLPHGGILIVNIDEFTKRNLTKVGYESNPLETPDLERYQVHQVSMTELTKGAVEPTGLSRKEAERAKNMFALGLLSWMYHRPTEGTEAFLREKFAKKPDVAEANVLAFRAGWNYGETTESFAVTYEVAPATLPEGTYRQITGNAALAYGLVSAGHCSGLDLFLGSYPITPASDVLHELSKHKNFGVTSFQAEDEIAGVGAALGAAFGGALGVTTTSGPGLALKSETIGLAVTLELPLLICDIQRGGPSTGLPTKTEQADLLQALYGRNGESPVPVIAPCSPSDCFDVALEAARIALRYRTPVLLLSDGAVANGSEPWMIPDVADLPDLRVSFATEPNAPDGSGEFWPYLRDPETLAREWAVPGTPGVEHRVGGLEKADGPGHISYDPSNHDRMVRLRQSKVDGIEVPDIEVDDPSGAADVLVLGWGSSFGPIGAACRRVRSKGMRVAQAHLRYLNPMPGNLGEVLRRYDKVIVPEMNMGQLAMLLRARYLVDAISHTKVEGLPFRAEELENVLTDFVQGVTA, encoded by the coding sequence GTGAACGGCTCCGGCGAGGAAGCCGTGCAGGTCAGCCGCGTGGTGATTCGGTTCGCCGGGGACTCCGGCGACGGCATGCAGCTGACCGGCGACCGGTTCACCTCGGAAGCGGCCGCGTTCGGCAACGACCTGGCGACGCTGCCGAACTTCCCCGCGGAGATTCGCGCGCCCGCCGGGACGCTGCCCGGTGTGTCCAGCTTCCAGCTGCACTTCGCCGACTACGACATCCTCACGCCCGGCGACCGGCCGGACGTGCTCGTGGCGATGAACCCCGCGGCCCTCAAAGCCAACATCGGCGACCTGCCGCACGGCGGGATCCTGATCGTCAACATCGACGAGTTCACCAAGCGGAACCTGACCAAGGTCGGCTACGAGTCGAACCCGCTGGAGACTCCCGACCTGGAGCGCTATCAGGTGCACCAGGTCTCCATGACGGAGTTGACCAAGGGCGCCGTGGAGCCGACCGGCCTCTCGCGCAAGGAGGCCGAGCGGGCGAAGAACATGTTCGCGCTCGGCCTGCTGTCGTGGATGTACCACCGGCCCACCGAGGGCACCGAGGCGTTCCTGCGCGAGAAGTTCGCCAAGAAGCCGGACGTGGCCGAGGCGAACGTGCTGGCGTTCCGGGCCGGATGGAACTACGGCGAGACCACCGAGTCGTTCGCGGTGACCTACGAGGTCGCCCCGGCCACGCTGCCGGAAGGCACCTACCGGCAGATCACCGGCAACGCGGCGCTCGCCTACGGCCTGGTCTCCGCCGGGCACTGCAGCGGGCTCGATCTGTTCCTGGGCAGCTATCCGATCACCCCCGCCTCGGACGTGCTCCACGAGCTCTCCAAGCACAAGAACTTCGGCGTGACCTCGTTCCAGGCAGAGGACGAGATCGCCGGGGTCGGTGCCGCGCTCGGTGCCGCGTTCGGCGGTGCGTTGGGCGTGACGACGACCTCCGGACCGGGCCTCGCGCTGAAGTCGGAGACGATCGGTCTGGCGGTCACGCTCGAACTGCCGCTGCTGATCTGCGACATCCAGCGGGGCGGCCCGTCGACCGGTCTGCCGACCAAGACCGAGCAGGCCGACCTGTTGCAGGCGCTCTACGGCCGCAACGGCGAGTCGCCGGTGCCGGTGATCGCACCCTGCTCGCCGTCGGACTGCTTCGACGTGGCGCTCGAGGCCGCCCGGATCGCGTTGCGCTACCGGACGCCGGTGCTGCTGCTCTCGGACGGTGCGGTCGCCAACGGCTCGGAGCCGTGGATGATCCCGGACGTGGCCGACCTGCCCGACCTTCGCGTGTCGTTCGCGACCGAGCCGAACGCTCCGGATGGCTCGGGTGAGTTCTGGCCGTACCTGCGGGACCCGGAGACTCTTGCGCGGGAGTGGGCCGTGCCCGGTACGCCGGGGGTGGAACACCGCGTCGGCGGTCTGGAGAAGGCCGACGGCCCCGGCCACATCTCCTACGACCCGAGCAACCACGACCGCATGGTGCGGCTCCGTCAGTCCAAGGTGGACGGTATCGAGGTCCCCGACATCGAGGTCGACGACCCGTCCGGCGCCGCCGACGTGCTCGTCCTCGGGTGGGGCTCGTCGTTCGGCCCGATCGGCGCGGCCTGCAGGCGGGTGCGCAGCAAGGGCATGCGTGTCGCGCAAGCACACCTGCGCTACCTGAACCCGATGCCGGGCAACCTCGGCGAGGTGCTGCGGCGCTACGACAAAGTGATCGTGCCGGAGATGAACATGGGGCAGCTGGCGATGCTGCTGCGGGCCCGGTACCTGGTGGACGCGATCAGTCACACCAAGGTGGAAGGCCTGCCGTTCCGCGCGGAGGAGCTGGAGAACGTGCTGACCGACTTCGTTCAGGGGGTGACGGCGTGA
- a CDS encoding FAD-binding dehydrogenase: MKERADVIVVGAGLAGLVATHELVKAGKRVVVVDQENRSNLGGQAYWSLGGLFLVDSPEQRRLGVKDSYELAMQDWMGSAAFDREREDTWPRRWAQAYVEFAATTKRQYLHDLGLRVTPVVGWAERGDGTADGHGNSVPRFHITWGTGPEVVRVFAEPVLAGETRGLVSFAFRHQVDELVVEDGAVVGVRGSVLEPTDLERGEASSRTKVEDFELRAPAVVVTTGGIGHNHELIRRNWPTDRLGPCPDKLISGVPAHVDGRMLQISEQAGANIVNRDRMWHYTEGIENWDPIWPDHAIRIIPGPSSMWFDADGRRLPAPNFPGFDTNSTMKAILAGGHDYSWLVLTQSIIEKEFNLSGSEQNPDITGKDTKLTLSSRLQKGASGPVEAFKRHGADFVVADSLAELVDGMNSIARGPKVDHDELERQILARDRQLDNKYGKDAQLKAIDTARRFLGDKLARAVKPHKILDPAHGPLIAVRLNILTRKTLGGIETNLDSQVMRADGTPMPGLYAAGEVAGFGGGGVHGYNALEGTFLGGCIFSGRAAGLALARGRA; this comes from the coding sequence ATGAAGGAACGAGCCGATGTGATCGTGGTCGGCGCCGGTCTGGCCGGCCTGGTGGCGACCCACGAGCTCGTGAAGGCGGGCAAACGGGTCGTCGTGGTGGATCAGGAGAACCGGAGCAACCTCGGCGGCCAGGCCTACTGGTCGTTGGGCGGCCTGTTCCTCGTGGACTCACCCGAGCAGCGGCGGCTCGGCGTCAAGGATTCCTACGAACTCGCGATGCAGGACTGGATGGGCAGCGCCGCGTTCGATCGGGAGCGGGAGGACACCTGGCCGCGTCGATGGGCGCAGGCCTACGTCGAGTTCGCGGCGACGACGAAACGGCAGTATCTGCACGATCTGGGACTGCGAGTGACGCCGGTGGTCGGCTGGGCCGAACGCGGCGACGGCACCGCCGACGGGCACGGCAACTCGGTGCCGCGATTCCACATCACGTGGGGCACCGGTCCCGAAGTCGTCCGCGTGTTCGCCGAACCGGTGCTGGCGGGGGAGACGCGGGGTTTGGTGTCGTTCGCGTTCCGGCACCAGGTCGACGAGCTGGTCGTCGAGGACGGTGCCGTCGTCGGCGTTCGCGGGTCCGTGCTGGAACCGACCGACCTCGAACGGGGTGAGGCGTCCTCGCGGACGAAGGTCGAGGATTTCGAGCTGCGGGCTCCGGCGGTCGTGGTGACCACAGGCGGCATCGGGCACAACCACGAGTTGATCCGGCGCAACTGGCCAACCGATCGTCTCGGCCCGTGCCCGGACAAGCTGATTTCCGGTGTGCCCGCCCACGTCGACGGCCGGATGCTGCAGATCAGCGAGCAGGCGGGCGCGAACATCGTCAACCGCGACCGCATGTGGCACTACACCGAGGGCATCGAGAACTGGGACCCGATCTGGCCGGACCATGCCATCCGGATCATTCCTGGGCCGTCCTCGATGTGGTTCGACGCCGACGGCCGTCGGCTGCCTGCGCCGAACTTTCCCGGTTTCGACACGAACTCCACGATGAAGGCGATTCTGGCGGGTGGGCACGACTACTCGTGGCTGGTGCTCACGCAGTCGATCATCGAGAAGGAGTTCAACCTCTCCGGATCCGAACAGAACCCGGACATCACCGGCAAGGACACGAAGCTGACCCTGAGCAGCAGGCTGCAGAAGGGCGCGTCGGGACCGGTGGAGGCGTTCAAGCGACACGGCGCGGACTTCGTGGTCGCCGACAGTCTCGCCGAGCTGGTCGACGGCATGAACTCGATCGCCCGCGGGCCGAAGGTCGATCACGACGAGCTCGAGCGCCAGATCCTCGCGCGGGACCGGCAGCTCGACAACAAGTACGGCAAGGACGCCCAGCTGAAGGCCATCGACACCGCCCGCCGGTTCCTCGGGGACAAGCTCGCTCGAGCGGTGAAGCCGCACAAGATCCTCGATCCCGCGCACGGCCCGCTGATCGCCGTGCGGTTGAACATCCTCACCCGTAAGACTCTGGGTGGGATCGAAACGAACCTCGACTCACAGGTCATGCGCGCGGACGGCACGCCGATGCCCGGCCTCTACGCGGCAGGGGAGGTCGCCGGGTTCGGCGGCGGCGGTGTGCACGGCTACAACGCTCTGGAAGGCACGTTCCTCGGAGGCTGCATCTTCTCCGGCCGTGCGGCGGGTCTCGCGCTCGCGCGAGGGCGAGCGTGA
- a CDS encoding enoyl-CoA hydratase family protein codes for MGTRIERRDDGVVILTVDHPPVNALPVDGWFALADALRESGADPHTRVVVLRAEGRGFNAGVDIKELAAAEDHSTLVAVNHGCYAAFAGVYDCPVPVISAVHGFCVGGGIGLVGNSDVVVASDDATFGLPEIDRGALGAATHLARLVPQHLMRTLFYTGRTVTAQQLEHFGSVWRVVAREDLLDTALELAGEIAAKDPLIIRKAKESLNGIDPVDVHRSYRFEQGFTFELNLDGVAERVRNTFGRRDDSTAAVHTGPSRDGRRK; via the coding sequence ATGGGCACACGCATCGAGCGCCGCGACGACGGGGTCGTGATCCTCACCGTCGATCACCCTCCGGTGAACGCGCTGCCGGTCGACGGCTGGTTCGCACTCGCCGACGCGCTCCGGGAAAGCGGAGCCGACCCGCACACCCGCGTGGTCGTTCTCCGAGCAGAAGGACGCGGCTTCAACGCGGGGGTCGACATCAAGGAACTCGCCGCCGCCGAGGACCACTCCACGCTCGTCGCGGTCAATCACGGTTGTTACGCGGCTTTCGCCGGCGTCTACGACTGCCCGGTTCCAGTCATCAGCGCGGTGCACGGGTTCTGCGTCGGCGGCGGCATCGGCCTGGTCGGCAACTCCGACGTCGTCGTCGCCTCTGACGACGCCACGTTCGGTCTCCCCGAGATCGACCGCGGCGCACTCGGAGCCGCGACCCACCTCGCGAGGCTGGTTCCGCAGCACCTGATGCGGACGCTGTTCTACACCGGCAGGACGGTGACCGCGCAGCAGCTCGAGCATTTCGGTTCGGTGTGGCGGGTCGTGGCCCGCGAGGACCTGCTCGACACGGCACTCGAACTCGCCGGTGAGATCGCGGCGAAGGATCCGCTGATCATCCGCAAGGCCAAGGAGTCGCTCAACGGGATCGACCCGGTCGACGTGCACCGCAGCTACCGCTTCGAGCAGGGATTCACCTTCGAGCTCAACCTCGACGGGGTCGCCGAACGCGTACGCAACACGTTCGGTCGTCGCGATGACTCGACCGCCGCGGTCCACACAGGACCGTCCAGGGACGGCAGGAGGAAATGA
- a CDS encoding GGDEF domain-containing protein, with translation MTPLHQEFERDEDAFGEARRLFSVGDHEGVVHFASRLADRAVDPHTGARALVMVIAALLNLGRHDECPPHLDRAFALIDGLKAPTVRGDLYALAGTIPSQESMDRAVRHLVQSSRELNQVETPTVEAANAWHNLAVAYSYIGFHGHALETAEQAYRCARGAGLGPGDHALPEIGVRRALSLDQLGDSDGCIAALREVLTAWPRRFPISELWSIERLYYDYAQVRLALLTGSVEDHSAATAALPTGFADLHGWEGQDLRLLGEACVAILNGRPRDALDRLHGESVQEYTLGGAELDRVRALAHVAAGDHKSAMTADRSAVRTANKATPMLRARLLDGTNTQLDHDALQRVVAQCVTQAMTDPLTGLPNRRHFDRYVAELVARDATAVVGVVDVDGFKAVNTVHGHLAGDIVLQRLAGILASTIRGGDFVARYGGDEFVVVLPGVELADADGVRHRVEQAIAECNWGALVPGTPVSVTIGLARLTDMPSITEALEAADGQMLRQKQRACSCQTVSDPAHEVRPAASGHGDVAARQS, from the coding sequence GTGACACCACTTCACCAGGAGTTCGAGCGAGACGAGGACGCGTTCGGCGAGGCGCGTCGACTGTTCAGCGTCGGCGACCACGAGGGGGTCGTGCATTTCGCCTCGCGGCTGGCCGATCGGGCGGTTGATCCGCACACGGGCGCCCGCGCCCTGGTCATGGTGATCGCCGCGTTGCTGAACCTGGGGCGGCACGACGAGTGTCCCCCGCATCTCGACCGGGCGTTCGCGCTGATCGACGGACTCAAGGCTCCCACGGTCCGAGGTGATCTCTACGCCCTCGCGGGCACGATCCCGTCGCAGGAATCGATGGACCGCGCGGTGCGGCATCTCGTGCAGAGTTCCCGGGAACTCAACCAGGTGGAAACGCCGACGGTCGAAGCCGCCAACGCGTGGCACAACCTCGCCGTCGCGTACTCCTACATCGGCTTCCACGGGCACGCGTTGGAGACCGCCGAACAGGCGTATCGGTGCGCGCGAGGTGCCGGGCTCGGCCCAGGAGACCATGCGTTGCCCGAGATCGGGGTCCGGCGCGCGCTCTCCTTGGACCAGCTCGGCGACAGCGACGGTTGCATCGCGGCTCTCCGCGAGGTCCTGACCGCGTGGCCGCGGCGCTTCCCGATCTCCGAGCTGTGGTCGATCGAGCGGCTCTACTACGACTACGCGCAGGTGCGGCTTGCGCTGCTGACGGGCTCCGTCGAGGACCACTCGGCTGCGACCGCCGCGCTGCCCACCGGGTTCGCCGATCTCCACGGGTGGGAAGGCCAGGATCTGCGATTGCTCGGTGAGGCGTGCGTGGCGATCCTGAACGGACGGCCGCGCGACGCGCTCGACCGGTTGCACGGCGAGTCCGTGCAGGAGTACACGCTGGGCGGTGCCGAGCTGGATCGGGTGCGGGCGCTGGCTCACGTGGCGGCGGGCGACCACAAATCGGCGATGACGGCCGACCGGTCCGCGGTACGGACCGCGAACAAGGCCACCCCGATGTTGCGGGCTCGTCTGCTGGACGGGACGAACACGCAGCTGGACCACGACGCGCTGCAACGGGTCGTCGCGCAGTGCGTGACGCAGGCGATGACCGACCCCTTGACCGGTCTGCCCAACCGCAGGCATTTCGACCGCTACGTCGCCGAACTCGTCGCCCGTGACGCGACGGCGGTGGTGGGCGTGGTTGACGTGGACGGGTTCAAGGCGGTGAACACGGTCCACGGCCATCTCGCGGGCGACATCGTGCTGCAACGGCTCGCCGGGATTCTGGCGAGCACGATCCGCGGCGGGGATTTCGTGGCGCGTTACGGTGGGGACGAGTTCGTCGTCGTGCTCCCCGGTGTGGAACTGGCGGACGCGGACGGAGTGCGGCATCGGGTGGAGCAGGCGATCGCCGAGTGCAATTGGGGCGCGCTCGTGCCGGGGACGCCGGTGTCGGTGACGATCGGGCTGGCGAGGCTGACCGACATGCCCAGCATCACCGAGGCACTGGAGGCCGCGGACGGGCAGATGCTGCGGCAGAAACAACGCGCGTGTTCGTGTCAGACCGTGAGCGACCCGGCGCACGAGGTACGCCCCGCCGCGTCGGGGCACGGCGACGTGGCCGCCCGACAGAGCTGA
- a CDS encoding 2-oxoacid:ferredoxin oxidoreductase subunit beta: MTTDLGLPTPGGLAGVPTTDEQQKAKDYKSDQEVRWCPGCGDYIVLNAVQSFLPSLGLKRENIVFVSGIGCSSRFPYYMNTYGMHSIHGRAPAIATGLAASREDLSVWVVTGDGDALSIGGNHLIHALRRNVNLKILLFNNRIYGLTKGQYSPTSEVGKVTKSTPAGSVDHPFNPVSLALGAEASFVARTLDSDRAHVTETLQAAAEHRGSALVEIYQNCPIFNDGAFDVLKDNDEKQRRIIPLRHGEPIVFGPEGEQRCVVRDDDGELTIAKSSDVDSSAIVVHDAERADSSFAFALSRLGGQDLDPTVTGVFRATQRPVYDDLVRAQTAEAAQSSPPDLQSLLTGRDTWTI; encoded by the coding sequence GTGACGACCGACCTCGGACTCCCCACACCGGGCGGCCTGGCCGGTGTTCCGACCACCGACGAGCAGCAGAAGGCGAAGGACTACAAGTCCGACCAGGAAGTGCGCTGGTGCCCGGGCTGCGGTGACTACATCGTGCTCAACGCGGTGCAGAGTTTCCTGCCCTCGCTCGGGCTCAAGCGCGAGAACATCGTGTTCGTCTCGGGGATCGGCTGTTCCTCGCGGTTCCCGTACTACATGAACACCTACGGGATGCACTCCATCCACGGGCGTGCGCCCGCCATCGCGACCGGCCTGGCGGCCTCGCGGGAGGACCTGTCGGTGTGGGTGGTCACCGGTGACGGCGACGCGCTCTCCATCGGCGGCAACCACCTGATCCACGCGTTGCGGCGCAACGTCAACCTCAAGATCCTGTTGTTCAACAACCGGATCTACGGACTGACGAAGGGCCAGTACTCGCCGACCAGTGAGGTCGGCAAGGTCACCAAGTCGACCCCGGCAGGCTCGGTCGACCATCCGTTCAACCCGGTGTCCCTGGCGCTGGGTGCCGAGGCGAGTTTCGTGGCGCGCACGCTGGATTCCGACCGTGCGCACGTGACGGAGACGTTGCAGGCCGCCGCCGAACACCGGGGTAGCGCTCTGGTGGAGATCTACCAGAACTGCCCGATCTTCAACGACGGCGCGTTCGACGTCCTCAAGGACAACGACGAGAAGCAGCGCCGCATCATTCCGCTGCGCCACGGGGAGCCGATCGTGTTCGGGCCCGAGGGCGAGCAGCGGTGCGTGGTCCGTGACGACGACGGTGAGCTCACGATCGCCAAGAGCTCCGACGTCGACTCCTCGGCGATCGTGGTGCACGACGCCGAGCGTGCGGACTCCTCGTTCGCGTTCGCGCTGTCCCGTCTCGGTGGTCAGGATCTCGACCCGACGGTGACGGGTGTGTTCCGCGCGACGCAGCGCCCGGTTTACGACGACTTGGTGCGGGCTCAGACCGCGGAAGCGGCGCAGAGTTCGCCGCCGGACCTGCAGAGCCTGCTCACGGGTCGCGACACCTGGACGATCTGA
- a CDS encoding SDR family oxidoreductase → MSVQIDLTGRVALVTGGTKGVGAGIATVFLRAGAEVYVCSRHEPDELPVVEGRTARFVPADVRDPDQVDAVVETVRDESGRLDTLVNNAGGAPPTDTLSASMRFHSKIVELNLLAPLTTSRCAWPMLRDSGGSIVMISSIAATRPAPGVASYGAAKAGLANLTRTLAWEFAPHVRVNAITLGLARTEAFEEHYGADDGGATAAIPLGRAADPVDVGNTCVFLASPLAAYVSGAQLAVDGGGESPGHLAAFTRSDHRAHATS, encoded by the coding sequence GTGAGTGTGCAGATCGATCTGACCGGTCGGGTCGCCCTCGTCACGGGCGGCACGAAAGGAGTGGGCGCGGGGATCGCCACGGTGTTCCTGCGCGCGGGAGCCGAGGTGTACGTGTGCTCGCGACACGAGCCGGACGAGCTCCCTGTCGTCGAGGGACGCACCGCCCGCTTCGTCCCGGCCGACGTTCGCGACCCGGATCAGGTCGACGCCGTCGTGGAGACGGTGCGGGACGAATCGGGACGGTTGGACACGCTGGTGAACAACGCGGGCGGAGCACCGCCTACCGACACGCTGTCGGCGTCGATGCGGTTCCACTCGAAGATCGTGGAGCTGAATCTGCTGGCGCCACTGACGACGTCGCGGTGCGCGTGGCCGATGCTGCGGGACAGCGGTGGTTCCATCGTGATGATCAGCAGTATCGCCGCGACCCGCCCGGCACCGGGCGTGGCGTCGTACGGGGCGGCCAAAGCAGGACTCGCCAACCTGACGCGGACCCTCGCCTGGGAGTTCGCGCCGCACGTGCGGGTCAACGCGATCACGTTGGGCCTGGCCAGGACCGAAGCATTCGAGGAGCACTACGGCGCCGACGACGGAGGCGCGACGGCGGCCATCCCGCTGGGCCGGGCCGCCGACCCCGTCGACGTCGGCAACACCTGCGTGTTCCTCGCCTCGCCGTTGGCGGCCTACGTCAGCGGTGCTCAGCTGGCAGTGGACGGTGGCGGCGAGTCGCCGGGACACCTGGCGGCGTTCACCAGGTCCGATCACCGAGCGCACGCCACGAGCTGA
- a CDS encoding SAM-dependent methyltransferase codes for MSEPAPREPVGVDSTRASIARVYDAMLNGKDNYAIDREVKQQLLEAAPQMETIARDNREWLIRVTRFLAGTVGIEQFLDCGSGLPAAENTHEAAARLNLDTKVVYVDNDPVVSAHGRALLDEGTNGFFATADLTRPDEVYGNPLVARTLDLTQPTALMQVSTLHHVADDHDPVAIMQSYVDNLPSGSYVAITHFYDPEDGGPLSALASELEEIASSGPMGSGFFRTRDQIEAMFCGLEFVNPGLQLLPDWWPDGPRTKPLFDVQRLILGGVARKP; via the coding sequence ATGAGCGAACCCGCCCCGCGCGAGCCCGTGGGCGTTGACAGCACACGCGCCAGCATCGCCCGCGTCTACGATGCGATGCTCAACGGCAAGGACAACTACGCCATCGACCGCGAGGTCAAGCAGCAGCTGCTTGAGGCGGCACCTCAGATGGAGACGATCGCCCGGGACAACCGGGAGTGGTTGATCCGGGTGACCCGGTTCCTCGCGGGCACCGTCGGCATCGAACAGTTCCTCGACTGCGGTTCGGGGCTGCCCGCCGCCGAGAACACCCACGAAGCCGCTGCGCGTCTCAACCTCGACACCAAAGTCGTCTACGTGGACAACGACCCCGTGGTGTCCGCGCACGGGCGTGCGTTGCTCGACGAGGGAACGAACGGGTTCTTCGCAACAGCCGATCTCACCCGTCCCGACGAGGTGTACGGGAACCCGCTCGTCGCGCGCACCCTCGACCTCACGCAGCCGACCGCCTTGATGCAGGTCTCCACGCTGCACCATGTCGCCGACGACCACGACCCGGTCGCGATCATGCAATCCTACGTGGACAACCTTCCCTCCGGCAGCTACGTCGCGATCACCCACTTCTACGACCCAGAAGATGGCGGCCCGCTGTCGGCACTGGCCTCCGAACTGGAGGAGATCGCCAGCAGCGGGCCGATGGGCTCGGGTTTCTTCCGCACACGGGACCAGATCGAGGCGATGTTCTGCGGCCTCGAGTTCGTCAACCCCGGTTTGCAGTTACTGCCGGACTGGTGGCCGGACGGCCCGCGCACCAAGCCTCTGTTCGACGTACAACGGCTGATCCTCGGCGGAGTCGCCCGCAAACCCTGA